The Oryza glaberrima chromosome 9, OglaRS2, whole genome shotgun sequence genome includes a window with the following:
- the LOC127785357 gene encoding uncharacterized protein LOC127785357, giving the protein MGGYENGDSPAAAAGDGGVILGVDGGTTNTVCVCLPVAMPPPESPGAVPVLSRAVAGCSNRNSVGESAALETLEQVMAQALTLVNTDRSAVRAVCLAVSGVNHPSDQQRMLDWIRDLFPGHVKFYVENDAVAALASGTMGKLHGCVLIAGTGSIAYGVTEDGKVARAAGAGPVLGDWGSGYGIAAQALTAVVKAYDGRGPHTNLTREILRKLELSSPDELIGWTYADPSWARIAALVPVVVSSAEDGDEVANKILHDSVQELADSVVAVVRRLKLCGEDGMDQFPLVLVGGVLEGNKKWNISGEVVRCISKVFPGVHPIRPEVEPAIGAALLAWNHHRKGLKLENGS; this is encoded by the exons ATGGGCGGCTACGAGAACGGCgactcgccggcggccgccgccggagacggcggcgtcatcctgggcgtcgacggcggcaccACTAACACCGTCTGCGTCTGCCTGCCGGTCGCAATGCCGCCGCCGGAATCGCCCGGCGCCGTCCCCGTCTtgtcccgcgccgtcgccggctgctCCAACCGCAACTCCGTCGGAG AAAGTGCTGCACTGGAAACTCTAGAACAGGTCATGGCACAGGCCCTCACATTGGTCAACACGGATCGTTCAGCTGTCCGTGCAGTTTGTTTAGCTGTATCTGGAGTTAACCATCCTTCTGATCAGCAGAGGATGCTAGACTGGATTCG AGATCTCTTCCCTGGCCATGTCAAGTTTTATGTGGAAAATGATGCGGTGGCAGCTCTGGCCAGTGGTACAATGGGAAAGCTACATGGCTGTGTATTGATAGCGGGCACTGGAAGCATAGCTTATGGGGTCACTGAAGATGGAAAGGTAGCAAGAGCAGCTGGTGCTGGACCTGTTTTGGGCGACTGGGGTAG TGGATATGGCATTGCTgcacaggccctgacagcagtCGTAAAAGCATACGATGGCCGTGGACCTCATACTAATCTTACAAGAGAGATCCTTAGGAAGCTTGAGCTTTCTTCACCAGATGAATTGATTGG GTGGACGTATGCAGATCCATCTTGGGCCCGTATTGCAGCACTTGTTCCTGTTGTGGTATCTTCTGCTGAAGATGGTGATGAAGTAGCAAACAAAATATTGCATGATTCAGTGCAGGAGTTAGCTGATAGTGTTGTTGCTGTTGTTCGGCGCCTTAAATTGTGTGGTGAAG ATGGAATGGACCAATTTCCGCTTGTTTTGGTTGGAGGTGTTCTCGAAGGCAACAAAAAATGGAACATTAGTGGTGAGGTTGTAAGATGTATTTCCAAAGTCTTCCCAGGCGTCCATCCTATTCGACCTGAG GTGGAACCAGCCATTGGTGCAGCATTACTAGCTTGGAACCATCATCGCAAAGGACTGAAACTGGAAAACGGAAGTTGA
- the LOC127785102 gene encoding WPP domain-associated protein-like: protein MAESLETLDVPLAHSDMNGSSTVQGEPSDENELIVDDLDAIWNELNTSLHVSRYVTDSVMKGTISAVEQESARQIASKDAEIAFLNEKLHQFRNSGLSLSEGRDKLYEEIYNLRQQLVTLSKSLLNSEWGLSVSHYNNFEGAEDESKHRGNEKSSKDGITKENGSKASNEDIFIDPTVLKHMDRDELVAHFNKMMNQMKRQHDSTLQEKTEEIFRLKRENLKKEGPNPWHLRNNKEFELMRKKIWEVITKLDEVLVENKRTIRIKSDVFPGQQDKIKVVDSHNHQLQGAPTDNEEEECITLIKASHFTPIETNYLNQIRRLESDIEDASIVTIVREETEKILVTEFISEIKMGLHGYEMEFNMNLDFWSIIQKEAIAEAASNINSLLLKYNEENSCAEAQSLHMQEMDKLKLNVDTFNLVIREKEKYLSQIEFKAIEDHLDFLRHELDSLRGKVAKQDSCISDKCRDFDVIVSRLEQALQHVHRNEIALKELNDRFRTVSDSQKEVEKQNKVLHAIIKEKEKGFSSSISKEKEFTECMRCVVESMRGFENLVTDQQTIIAHKVQHNESRFSLLKEQCKILAKEGNTLRKKALRYKEISETRASNLQKAELEVDLLGDEVEALTDLLAKIYIALDHYSPVLQYYTGVMEILNMIKKHLNMSK, encoded by the exons ATGGCGGAGAGCCTGGAGACCCTGGATGTACCATTAGCACATAGCGATATGAATGGAAGCTCCACTGTCCAGGGAGAACCTTCAGATGAAAATGAGTTGATTGTAGATGACTTGGACGCCATTTGGAATGAATTAAATACCAGTCTTCATGTTTCAAGATATGTTACTGACTCTGTTATGAAGGGAACTATAAGTGCTGTAGAGCAAGAATCAGCTCGCCAGATTGCATCTAAGGATGCAGAGATAGCATTCTTGAACGAAAAGCTGCATCAATTCAGAAATAGTGGCCTGAGTTTATCTGAGGGCCGAGATAAACTCTATGAAGAAATTTATAACCTTCGCCAACAGCTTGTGACTCTTTCTAAGTCACTCTTGAATTCTGAGTGGGGGCTTTCAGTATCACACTATAACAACTTTGAAGGCGCAGAAGATGAAAGTAAGCATAGAGGGAATGAAAAATCCTCTAAAGATGGTATAACTAAGGAAAATGGTTCTAAAGCCTCCAATGAAGATATTTTTATTGATCCAACAGTTCTGAAGCACATGGATAGGGATGAGTTGGTTGCCCATTTCAATAAAATGATGAATCAAATGAAACGGCAGCATGATTCGACTTTGCAAGAGAAGACGGAAGAGATATTTAGACTAAAGCGGGAGAACCTAAAAAAAGAAGGACCTAACCCCTGGCATTTACGCAATAATAAAGAATTTGAGCTCATGAGGAAGAAAATTTGGGAAGTTATTACAAAATTGGATGAGGTCCTTGTGGAGAATAAAAGAACCATCCGCATCAAGAGTGATGTATTTCCTGGTCAACAAGACAAAATCAAGGTTGTAGATTCTCACAACCATCAGTTGCAAGGTGCTCCAACTGACAATGAAGAGGAAGAATGCATTACTCTAATTAAGGCTTCACATTTCACACCCATTGAGACAAATTACCTGAATCAGATTAGGAGGTTAGAATCTGATATTGAAGATGCCAGCATTGTAACCATAGTTAGAGAAGAGACAGAAAAGATTTTAGTAACAGAGTTTATTAGTGAAATAAAAATGGGATTGCATGGTTATGAGATGGAGTTTAATATGAATCTGGACTTTTGGTCAATTATTCAGAAAGAGGCCATAGCTGAAGCAGCTTCAAACATTAATTCATTGTTGTTAAAATACAACGAGGAAAACAGCTGTGCTGAAGCACAATCTCTACATATGCAAGAGATGGACAAATTAAAGCTAAATGTGGATACCTTCAATTTAGTGATAAGGGAGAAGGAGAAATATTTGTCACAGATTGAATTCAAAGCAATAGAGGATCATTTGGATTTTCTACGCCATGAACTTGATTCACTAAGAGGCAAAGTTGCAAAGCAAGATTCCTGCATTTCTGATAAGTGCAGGGATTTTGATGTCATTGTTAGCAGGTTGGAGCAAGCTCTGCAGCATGTTCATCGTAATGAGATTGCTCTGAAGGAGTTAAATGATAGATTTAGGACTGTATCAGATTCTCAAAAGGAGGTAGAGAAACAAAATAAAGTTTTACATGCCATCattaaagaaaaggagaagggaTTTTCATCATCCATTTCTAAAGAAAAGGAGTTTACAGAATGCATGAGATGTGTTGTTGAATCTATGAGAGGTTTTGAAAATCTTGTTACAGACCAACAAACTATCATTGCACACAAAGTTCAGCACAATGAATCAAG GTTTAGTCTATTGAAAGAACAATGTAAAATCCTTGCAAAAGAAGGCAATACTTTAAGAAAGAAGGCATTGAGATACAAGGAAATATCTGAAACAAGAGCCTCCAATCTTCAGAAAGCTGAGCTCGAG GTAGATTTACTTGGTGATGAGGTTGAGGCATTAACAGATCTTCTTGCAAAAATTTATATTGCACTCGATCACTATTCTCCTGTCTTGCAGTACTACACTGGT GTTATGGAGATCTTGAACATGATCAAGAAACATTTAAACATGTCGAAATAA